A segment of the Rhizobium leguminosarum bv. trifolii WSM1325 genome:
GCATCCAAATCGGCAAGCTCGGTTCCTTCCCAGTCGTCGAGCGATCCTGCTTCAGACAGAATGTTGAAGTAAAAGCGTGGCATTCGAAATCCTTCAAAGCCCGGAAGGACAAGTCGCCTATCTTGCCGGTCCGCGGCGTTCAGATCAACAGCATTGGGCCCGCCTTCGTCATCGGCGCCGATGTCCTTACGGCCACTGTGCGCAACCGCACTGATGGTTGGCGGCGAGGTACCAATGGATTAAGTTTTCAACGCGAGCTTCAACTCAAGATTAATCTGGAGCGGCGACGCGTAGGAGGATGATATGATCGATCTCAATCTCTCGCTCCAGACGAAAGACGTGAACGTGCTTACGGAGGCGGTTCGAACCTGGTACCGGCATAACCGCGTCACGCCGACGGAACGAGCAACGGAATTGCTCTGCAGCGCGGCTGTCGATCTCTTTAGCCAAGGGCACAGGACGCCGGAGGAACTGGTCACGCTGCTGATCATGAAGTTTGACAGCCCTCTTTCGCTGAAGATCAACGCGGCGACGTCCACTGCTCATCACTAGCGAATTCGATTTCATCCCT
Coding sequences within it:
- a CDS encoding conserved hypothetical protein (KEGG: rec:RHECIAT_PB0000068 hypothetical protein) — translated: MIDLNLSLQTKDVNVLTEAVRTWYRHNRVTPTERATELLCSAAVDLFSQGHRTPEELVTLLIMKFDSPLSLKINAATSTAHH